Proteins from a genomic interval of Desulfofustis limnaeus:
- the trxB gene encoding thioredoxin-disulfide reductase, translated as MPETELYDLIIVGGGPAGLTAGIYAMRAAMKTVLVERGMFGGQVAVTKEVENYPGFITIGGSELCEKFLEHATSYDLEIIEKEVVATEPGVKFHTVRLANGTELRGHALILAAGGTARKLEVPGENENFGKGVSYCATCDGFFFRNKVVAVVGGGDTALEDALYLAKITSKVYLIHRRDEFRGSRILQERVFAERNIEIIFNAVVNEILADQSGVTGVSLKDTKTGEQRQLDTEGVFIFVGFSPNNQLVPAGIKKNTSGYVITDEKCETSIPGIFAVGDLRQKYANQIVLAAADGCTAALAAAHYVETCKDCKS; from the coding sequence ATGCCGGAAACCGAGCTCTATGACCTGATTATCGTCGGCGGCGGGCCCGCCGGTTTGACTGCTGGAATCTATGCCATGCGGGCCGCCATGAAGACCGTTCTCGTGGAGCGGGGCATGTTCGGTGGACAGGTGGCCGTCACCAAGGAGGTGGAAAATTACCCCGGTTTCATCACGATCGGTGGTTCTGAACTGTGCGAGAAATTCCTCGAACATGCCACATCCTATGACCTGGAGATCATAGAGAAAGAGGTGGTAGCCACGGAGCCCGGCGTCAAGTTTCACACGGTGAGATTGGCGAATGGCACCGAACTCCGCGGCCACGCCCTGATCCTGGCGGCGGGGGGAACGGCCCGCAAACTCGAAGTGCCGGGAGAGAACGAAAATTTCGGCAAAGGGGTCTCGTACTGTGCCACCTGCGATGGCTTCTTCTTCCGTAATAAGGTTGTGGCGGTGGTCGGAGGTGGTGATACGGCGTTGGAGGACGCCCTCTACTTGGCCAAGATCACCTCTAAAGTCTACCTCATCCATCGCCGCGACGAATTTCGCGGCAGTCGCATTCTCCAGGAGCGAGTCTTTGCCGAGCGCAACATCGAGATCATTTTCAACGCCGTGGTCAACGAGATCCTCGCCGATCAATCGGGGGTCACCGGAGTTTCGCTCAAGGACACCAAAACCGGTGAGCAGCGGCAATTGGACACCGAAGGGGTGTTCATTTTTGTCGGCTTCTCCCCAAATAATCAATTGGTCCCGGCCGGCATCAAGAAAAACACAAGCGGCTATGTCATCACCGACGAAAAATGCGAGACCAGCATCCCCGGTATCTTCGCCGTCGGTGATTTGCGGCAGAAATACGCCAACCAGATTGTACTCGCCGCCGCCGACGGATGTACCGCCGCTCTGGCCGCCGCCCACTACGTGGAGACCTGCAAGGACTGCAAATCGTGA
- a CDS encoding periplasmic heavy metal sensor — protein sequence MKKKIVIAIVVAGLGLAGLNQAFAGWGARAGGWCPNFQGPGYTQMDPAVQEKLDTFFESNQDLHKSLVMKRAEHHALMRAENPDPVAASKVAGELFDLRAALQQKAEEAGVSSYLGRMSGHGGPGFCRTGMRGPGHGGPGMGGRMMNGAGPGGGPQF from the coding sequence ATGAAGAAAAAAATAGTTATCGCAATTGTTGTCGCCGGTCTTGGACTGGCTGGGTTGAATCAGGCGTTTGCCGGCTGGGGTGCACGGGCCGGCGGTTGGTGCCCCAATTTCCAGGGGCCGGGGTATACCCAGATGGATCCTGCTGTTCAGGAGAAGCTCGACACGTTTTTTGAGAGCAACCAGGATCTGCACAAGTCGCTGGTCATGAAACGGGCCGAACATCACGCTCTGATGCGGGCCGAAAATCCCGATCCGGTAGCCGCCAGCAAAGTCGCCGGGGAATTGTTTGATTTGCGGGCGGCTCTGCAGCAAAAAGCCGAAGAAGCCGGGGTCTCTTCATACCTGGGACGCATGAGCGGTCATGGTGGTCCCGGATTCTGCCGGACCGGCATGCGCGGACCCGGTCACGGTGGACCCGGCATGGGCGGCCGGATGATGAACGGCGCCGGTCCCGGCGGCGGCCCGCAATTCTAA
- a CDS encoding RapZ C-terminal domain-containing protein, with translation METRGRVGRDQRWPKILILNSFGFKYGVPVDATFMLDVRFLPNPYWQQELRPLSGLQQTVADYVLKSEQGVSFLELLRPLVLLWATAESSGAKILRLAIGCTGGRHRSVAIVEHLQNYLVDQGLNPTVFHRDLHRDTA, from the coding sequence ATGGAAACAAGGGGCAGAGTAGGACGGGACCAGCGTTGGCCAAAGATCCTGATTCTCAATTCGTTTGGCTTCAAGTACGGGGTGCCGGTTGATGCCACCTTCATGCTGGATGTCCGGTTTCTGCCCAATCCCTATTGGCAGCAGGAATTGCGGCCGTTGTCGGGGTTGCAGCAGACGGTGGCCGATTATGTCTTGAAAAGTGAGCAGGGAGTTTCATTTCTCGAGTTGCTCCGGCCGTTGGTCCTTTTGTGGGCGACGGCGGAGAGCAGTGGGGCGAAGATTTTGCGGCTGGCGATCGGTTGCACCGGCGGCCGGCATCGTTCGGTGGCCATCGTCGAACACCTGCAGAACTACCTGGTTGATCAGGGCCTCAACCCGACGGTTTTTCATCGTGATCTGCATCGCGATACCGCATGA
- a CDS encoding nitroreductase family protein, translated as MDCFEPPIIAVDHCTGCGACVAICPDQVLELGDTGAARWHGEQCLLCGHCAAICPEQAVNVPSLADSLGLESGVEPVGRDGGAAAFAELVVLMRQRRSCRRFTGEPVATGVLRDLTRIGSTAPSGTNCQAWWFTILPDRCDVERLGEVTADFYRRLNKTAANRWYRLLNRLFGSGSLDTYYRRYYQSVEEALRQWYEQRIDRLFHGAPAAILVSADKRSSCPAEDALLATQNMLLAAQALGLGTCLVGFVVEAARRDHRIGRLLRMPADERLYAVIACGHPAVHFLRPAGRKRVAPRILRIGEEEKWKQGAE; from the coding sequence GTGGATTGTTTTGAACCGCCGATCATCGCTGTCGATCACTGCACCGGTTGCGGTGCCTGTGTCGCCATCTGTCCTGACCAGGTCCTGGAACTCGGCGATACCGGTGCGGCCCGGTGGCATGGGGAGCAGTGTCTGTTGTGCGGCCATTGTGCAGCGATCTGCCCGGAACAGGCCGTCAACGTCCCCTCGTTGGCTGATTCTCTGGGGCTTGAGAGTGGTGTGGAGCCGGTTGGGCGTGATGGCGGTGCCGCGGCTTTTGCCGAATTGGTTGTCTTGATGCGGCAACGGCGCTCCTGTCGTCGTTTTACCGGAGAGCCAGTGGCCACCGGCGTGTTGCGGGACCTGACGAGAATCGGGAGCACCGCGCCGTCGGGGACCAATTGCCAGGCGTGGTGGTTCACCATCTTGCCTGATCGGTGCGATGTGGAGCGACTCGGTGAGGTGACCGCCGATTTTTATCGACGCCTGAACAAGACGGCAGCCAACCGATGGTATCGCCTGCTGAACCGGTTGTTTGGCAGCGGCAGTTTGGACACGTATTATCGTCGCTATTATCAAAGCGTCGAAGAGGCGTTGCGGCAGTGGTATGAGCAGCGGATCGACCGTTTGTTCCACGGGGCCCCCGCAGCCATTCTCGTGTCAGCTGATAAACGATCGAGCTGCCCGGCGGAAGATGCTCTGCTGGCCACGCAGAATATGTTACTTGCTGCCCAGGCCCTGGGACTGGGTACCTGCCTGGTCGGCTTTGTCGTTGAGGCGGCTCGCCGCGACCACCGTATCGGCAGGTTGCTGCGGATGCCGGCGGATGAGCGGCTGTATGCGGTCATTGCCTGCGGTCACCCGGCCGTTCATTTCCTGCGTCCGGCGGGCAGAAAACGGGTGGCGCCGAGAATTCTCAGAATCGGTGAGGAAGAGAAATGGAAACAAGGGGCAGAGTAG
- a CDS encoding putative molybdenum carrier protein, whose protein sequence is MTIGVEKIISGGQTGADQGALDAALACDFPHGGAIAAGRKTEAGPLPEQYRLEELSSSHYPDRTAKNVRDGDGTVIVSHGELSGGSALTRDLAERMGKPWLHLDCAATPFEEALESLRSWCSTHRIRVLNVAGPRASSDPLIYTTTRQLISALLHDRQRGPCGLF, encoded by the coding sequence ATGACAATCGGGGTGGAAAAAATTATTTCCGGTGGTCAAACCGGGGCTGACCAGGGTGCCCTGGATGCCGCATTGGCCTGCGATTTTCCCCATGGCGGCGCCATCGCTGCCGGGAGGAAGACGGAGGCCGGCCCGCTGCCGGAGCAGTATCGGCTGGAGGAGCTGTCGTCCAGCCACTACCCGGATCGGACGGCGAAGAACGTTCGTGACGGCGATGGTACCGTCATTGTCTCCCATGGTGAGCTGAGCGGCGGCTCGGCCTTGACCAGGGACCTTGCCGAACGGATGGGTAAACCCTGGCTCCATCTCGATTGCGCCGCAACACCGTTCGAAGAGGCGCTGGAATCCTTGCGCAGCTGGTGCAGCACGCACCGGATCAGGGTGCTCAACGTGGCCGGACCGCGAGCCAGTTCCGACCCATTGATCTATACCACAACCAGGCAGCTGATTAGTGCGTTGCTCCACGATCGGCAGAGAGGCCCCTGTGGATTGTTTTGA
- a CDS encoding MFS transporter, with protein sequence MDTAGIKRSRLLLPLYFATVVTICSLYAAQPIQPVFQREFGLSGLQAILFTTLMMLPLGFAPLFYGYLLELVPARRVLRGALLALGLLELLFSLSTGYELLLLLRALQGLLLPAVLTALMSYISYTSGRATVQQAVAVYVGMTIIGGILGRMLSGICTELFGWRFFFLLLALLFVLCWRLLAPLDPTLRLSLTQPDPRQLAGLLRRGPLLWVYGAIFFIFFAGAALLNFIPFELKRLDGHFGEAAVGLVYLGNSMGILVAFGNTRLRRFCGGEIGAVAAGLAVFMTGTILFLYGHYLVMFGAMFVFCLGMFAAHATLFGLVSRLEEAHKPVANGLYMSFYYFGGAIGSFVPSLVYESWGWRWFIAVLLAAQVAAAVCVAALRNDIGNHGTRKMSG encoded by the coding sequence ATGGATACGGCTGGGATCAAGAGGTCGAGGCTGTTGCTGCCGCTCTATTTTGCCACGGTGGTGACCATTTGTTCGCTCTACGCCGCCCAGCCGATTCAGCCGGTGTTCCAGCGTGAATTTGGCCTGTCCGGTTTGCAGGCCATCCTGTTTACCACGTTGATGATGCTGCCGCTTGGATTCGCACCGCTGTTCTACGGCTATCTGCTCGAGTTGGTGCCGGCCCGGCGAGTCTTGCGGGGAGCATTGTTGGCGCTCGGGCTGTTGGAGTTGCTCTTCAGCCTGTCGACCGGCTACGAGCTGCTGCTGTTGCTCCGTGCTTTGCAGGGGCTGCTGCTGCCGGCGGTACTCACGGCGCTGATGAGCTACATCTCGTATACCTCGGGCCGGGCAACGGTCCAGCAGGCGGTGGCGGTCTATGTGGGGATGACCATCATCGGCGGCATTCTGGGCCGCATGCTTTCCGGGATCTGTACCGAATTGTTCGGCTGGCGCTTCTTTTTCCTGCTGCTGGCCCTGCTTTTTGTGCTGTGCTGGCGGCTGCTGGCACCGCTTGATCCGACCCTGCGGCTCAGTCTCACGCAGCCCGATCCCCGCCAGCTGGCCGGTTTGTTGCGCCGGGGACCGCTGTTGTGGGTGTATGGCGCCATTTTCTTTATTTTTTTTGCCGGCGCTGCGCTGCTCAACTTCATCCCATTCGAGCTGAAAAGACTCGACGGCCACTTCGGTGAAGCCGCTGTTGGGCTCGTCTATCTCGGCAACAGCATGGGTATTTTGGTCGCTTTCGGCAACACTCGGCTGCGGCGGTTCTGCGGGGGAGAGATCGGGGCGGTGGCGGCCGGTCTGGCGGTCTTCATGACGGGCACGATACTGTTTCTGTACGGTCATTATCTGGTAATGTTCGGTGCCATGTTCGTCTTCTGTCTCGGCATGTTTGCCGCCCATGCAACCCTGTTCGGTCTGGTCAGTCGGCTGGAGGAAGCACACAAACCCGTTGCCAACGGTCTGTATATGTCTTTTTATTATTTCGGAGGCGCCATCGGCTCCTTTGTTCCCAGTCTGGTTTACGAGTCATGGGGCTGGCGCTGGTTCATCGCGGTGCTACTGGCGGCCCAGGTGGCTGCCGCTGTTTGCGTTGCGGCCTTGAGAAACGATATCGGCAATCATGGCACGAGGAAGATGTCTGGATGA
- a CDS encoding serine/threonine protein kinase, with protein sequence MKADQPFSRLDPETILNCVEQVLGRRLLNVCRPHASYINRVYELQDEDGVFIIAKFFRPHRWSVAALAEELQFVVDCRDHELPVIAPLPLSDGGYLGECRGVRFAVYPRCGGRLVDEFSDDQLVQIGRLLGRLHQVGRSRRAPARERLHPLHSTRKQVDYLLERRLLPADLAQPFAAIAAQLIKTITPLFTGVETFRIHGDCHAANLIYRPGESFFLIDFDDMVTGPAVQDLWMLLPGPVAESHHELGLLLEGYETFCPFADRTLGLIEPLRAMRFIHYLSWCGRQYHEDGMTRVDEAFGSYDYWQREIADLRDQLDVIGRPTRLP encoded by the coding sequence ATGAAGGCCGACCAACCGTTTTCCCGGCTCGATCCCGAGACCATCCTGAATTGCGTCGAACAGGTACTCGGCCGCCGTCTGCTCAATGTCTGCCGGCCACATGCCAGCTACATCAACCGGGTCTACGAACTGCAGGACGAAGACGGCGTCTTCATTATAGCAAAATTCTTCAGGCCGCACAGGTGGTCGGTTGCGGCCTTGGCGGAGGAACTGCAGTTTGTTGTCGATTGCCGAGACCATGAACTGCCGGTTATCGCCCCGCTGCCGTTGTCCGACGGCGGTTACCTGGGGGAATGCCGAGGTGTTCGTTTCGCTGTTTATCCCCGTTGCGGCGGGCGATTGGTGGACGAATTCAGCGACGACCAACTGGTGCAGATCGGCCGTCTGCTCGGTCGTCTCCATCAGGTCGGGCGGAGTCGTCGAGCCCCGGCACGGGAGCGGCTGCACCCGCTTCACTCCACCAGAAAACAGGTCGACTACCTCCTGGAGCGGCGCCTGTTGCCGGCCGATCTCGCACAACCGTTTGCCGCCATCGCCGCGCAACTGATCAAAACGATCACACCACTGTTCACCGGGGTGGAGACCTTTCGGATTCACGGGGACTGCCACGCTGCCAATCTCATCTATCGTCCGGGAGAGTCGTTTTTTCTCATCGATTTCGATGACATGGTCACTGGTCCCGCGGTACAGGACCTGTGGATGCTGCTCCCTGGACCGGTTGCCGAGTCGCACCATGAGTTGGGGTTGCTGCTGGAAGGCTATGAGACCTTCTGCCCGTTTGCCGACCGGACCCTGGGTTTGATAGAACCGCTGCGGGCGATGCGCTTCATCCATTACCTGAGCTGGTGCGGCCGGCAATACCACGAGGACGGTATGACCCGTGTGGATGAGGCGTTCGGCTCGTATGACTATTGGCAAAGAGAAATTGCCGATTTGCGTGACCAGCTTGATGTGATCGGGCGGCCGACCCGGTTACCCTGA
- a CDS encoding RluA family pseudouridine synthase, whose translation MADETVEPTIIFADPHLILIDKPGGMLSVPGRGPDKQDCAVARIRQRYPDLPAQPAVHRLDMQTSGLLLLARTAAAHRNLAGQFAHRRVSKRYLAVLERRPDGLSGTIALSFRLDPDNRPYQIYDPVHGKPGITQWRLLGDHPLGTLVEFEPLTGRTHQLRVHAAHPRGLGAPIVGDSLYGNGRFGEPMLLHACSLTFYHPASGAPLTFFCKPPFLP comes from the coding sequence ATGGCCGATGAAACGGTTGAGCCGACCATTATCTTTGCCGACCCGCACCTGATCCTCATCGACAAACCGGGCGGCATGCTCTCGGTCCCCGGCCGCGGGCCAGATAAGCAGGACTGCGCCGTTGCCCGGATCAGACAGCGCTACCCCGATCTGCCGGCGCAACCGGCAGTTCACCGCCTAGACATGCAGACCTCCGGGCTGTTGCTTCTCGCCCGCACCGCCGCCGCTCACCGAAACCTCGCCGGACAATTCGCCCATCGTCGGGTGAGCAAGCGCTATCTGGCGGTCCTCGAACGGCGGCCGGACGGCTTGTCGGGAACCATCGCCTTGTCTTTTCGACTCGACCCGGACAACCGCCCCTACCAAATCTACGACCCAGTCCACGGCAAGCCAGGCATTACCCAATGGCGCCTGCTCGGTGATCATCCCCTCGGCACCCTGGTGGAGTTCGAACCCCTGACCGGACGTACGCACCAGTTGCGGGTACATGCCGCCCACCCGCGAGGATTGGGGGCGCCGATCGTCGGTGACAGCCTCTACGGCAACGGTCGCTTCGGTGAGCCGATGCTGCTCCACGCCTGCTCGCTCACCTTTTATCATCCAGCCTCAGGGGCCCCCCTGACGTTTTTTTGCAAGCCGCCGTTTCTCCCCTAA
- a CDS encoding RtcB family protein, with amino-acid sequence MKKTILSEPIPIKLWLDDLEEGAMQQARNLANLPFAFHHIAIMPDAHVGYGMPIGGILAADNTIVPNAVGVDIGCGMCAVQTSLHRVSREDLKLVMATIRASVPLGFAHHRTPMPHDLMPQPGDRAALPVITVEYDNARTQIGTLGGGNHFIEIQQDRNGHVWFMVHSGSRNLGFRVANHYNKLAVELNKRWRSPVPTAWQLAFLPFDSREGQLYYREMSYCVAFAEANRDLIRRQVEYALRENISPDISFSAPINIAHNYAAVESHFGKKVLVHRKGATSARAGEHGIIPGSQGSNSYLVCGTGNAESFASCSHGAGRRMGRKQAQKQLDLEREKRRLDDQGILHALRGRRDLEEAAGAYKDIDEVIANQADLVDVVEVLKPLAVIKG; translated from the coding sequence ATGAAAAAGACCATCCTCAGCGAGCCCATCCCCATCAAGCTCTGGCTTGACGACCTCGAGGAAGGGGCCATGCAGCAGGCCAGGAACCTGGCGAATCTGCCCTTCGCCTTTCATCACATTGCCATCATGCCCGACGCCCACGTGGGATACGGCATGCCCATCGGCGGGATCTTGGCCGCCGACAACACCATCGTACCCAACGCCGTCGGCGTGGATATCGGCTGCGGCATGTGCGCGGTGCAGACGTCGCTGCATCGGGTCAGCCGGGAAGACCTGAAACTCGTCATGGCCACCATCAGGGCCTCCGTCCCCCTTGGTTTCGCGCACCATCGCACGCCCATGCCGCACGACCTCATGCCGCAGCCAGGCGACCGGGCCGCCCTACCCGTCATCACGGTCGAATACGACAATGCCAGAACGCAGATCGGCACCCTTGGCGGCGGCAACCATTTCATTGAAATTCAGCAGGACCGCAACGGGCACGTCTGGTTCATGGTGCACTCCGGCAGCCGCAACCTGGGCTTTCGGGTGGCCAACCACTACAACAAACTGGCCGTGGAGTTGAACAAGCGATGGCGGTCGCCGGTGCCGACCGCCTGGCAACTCGCCTTTCTCCCTTTCGACAGCAGGGAGGGCCAGCTCTACTATCGGGAAATGAGTTACTGCGTGGCCTTTGCCGAGGCCAACCGGGATCTCATCCGCCGCCAGGTGGAATATGCCCTGCGGGAGAACATCTCGCCGGACATCAGTTTCAGCGCCCCGATCAATATCGCCCACAACTATGCTGCCGTCGAATCACATTTCGGGAAAAAGGTCCTGGTGCATCGCAAGGGAGCTACCAGCGCCCGGGCCGGAGAACACGGCATCATTCCGGGATCCCAAGGGAGCAACAGCTACCTGGTCTGCGGCACGGGTAATGCGGAGAGCTTCGCCTCCTGTTCGCACGGTGCCGGCCGCCGGATGGGTCGCAAACAGGCGCAGAAGCAGCTGGATCTGGAACGGGAAAAGCGACGGCTCGACGACCAGGGTATCCTGCACGCGCTTCGCGGCCGCCGGGATCTTGAAGAGGCTGCCGGCGCCTACAAGGACATCGACGAAGTCATTGCCAACCAGGCCGATCTGGTGGACGTGGTCGAGGTCCTTAAACCGCTGGCGGTGATCAAGGGGTGA
- the pdxH gene encoding pyridoxamine 5'-phosphate oxidase, which translates to MDISQLRREFRTTGLHRADLDDDPVKQFAVWFEQARRTAIVDPNAMVLATVDAAGQPSQRTVLLKFFDQNGFVFFTNYGSRKAQEIGGNDRVSLLFPWIDLNRQVIVSGRAAKLSGAESARYFLSRPRDSQIAAWVSNQSRRLGSRQALMQKFAEMKQKFAAGEIPLPSFWGGFRVVASAVEFWQGRENRLHDRFLYRRLNDSDWSIERLMP; encoded by the coding sequence GTGGACATCAGTCAGTTACGCCGGGAATTCCGTACCACCGGTTTACACCGAGCCGACCTGGACGATGACCCGGTCAAACAATTCGCCGTCTGGTTTGAGCAAGCGCGCCGGACGGCGATTGTCGACCCCAACGCCATGGTTCTGGCCACCGTTGATGCGGCCGGTCAGCCCAGTCAGCGCACGGTGTTGCTGAAGTTCTTCGATCAGAACGGCTTTGTCTTCTTTACCAACTACGGAAGCAGAAAGGCCCAAGAAATCGGCGGCAACGATCGGGTGAGCCTGCTCTTTCCCTGGATCGACCTGAATCGCCAAGTCATTGTCAGCGGACGTGCCGCCAAGTTGTCCGGCGCCGAGTCGGCCCGCTATTTCCTCAGCCGACCGCGAGACAGTCAGATCGCCGCCTGGGTCTCCAACCAGAGCCGGCGGTTGGGGTCCCGGCAGGCGCTCATGCAGAAATTTGCCGAGATGAAACAAAAATTCGCGGCGGGGGAGATCCCCTTGCCGTCGTTTTGGGGCGGTTTCCGGGTGGTTGCTTCGGCGGTCGAGTTCTGGCAGGGCCGGGAAAACCGGCTGCACGACCGTTTTCTCTACCGGCGCCTGAATGACAGCGACTGGTCCATCGAACGGCTCATGCCCTGA